The following are from one region of the Rosistilla carotiformis genome:
- a CDS encoding DUF6807 domain-containing protein, whose product MRYLSLLIAFTCLSTAAVSQVSGEEFSVRKTDKSIEVKQGDSPVATYLFRSGAKPIIWPLYGPGDVEMTRGYPMRDASSDERSDHIHHRSLWFTHGEVNDIDFWAETEGHGVIEQKEILEAKGGKQAVIATANDWMSPEGKKILSDRRRFTFGGDDTMRWVDCDFTLIASAGEVHFGDTKEGSFGIRTAGTMKVDAKTGGTILNSNGEKNIDAWGTKAKWCDYFGPVQGKTRGIAILNHPSSFQYPCRWHVRNYGLFAANPFGHYHFVGDKEKTDGFRLAPGETIQLRYRVILHDGTTEEAEIAKQFEAFSATEIAGP is encoded by the coding sequence ATGCGATACCTGTCCCTTTTGATTGCCTTTACCTGCCTCAGCACCGCCGCCGTCTCGCAAGTCAGCGGCGAAGAGTTTTCGGTTCGCAAAACCGACAAGTCGATCGAGGTCAAACAGGGCGATTCGCCCGTAGCCACGTACCTGTTCCGCAGTGGAGCGAAGCCGATCATCTGGCCGCTGTACGGACCGGGCGACGTCGAGATGACTCGCGGCTATCCGATGCGCGACGCTTCTTCCGACGAACGCAGCGATCACATCCACCATCGCTCGCTGTGGTTCACCCACGGCGAAGTCAATGACATCGACTTCTGGGCCGAGACCGAAGGGCACGGCGTCATCGAGCAGAAAGAAATCCTGGAAGCCAAGGGTGGCAAGCAGGCCGTGATCGCAACGGCCAATGATTGGATGAGCCCCGAGGGGAAGAAGATCCTGTCGGACCGCCGCCGATTCACTTTTGGTGGCGATGACACGATGCGTTGGGTCGATTGCGATTTCACCTTGATCGCTTCGGCTGGCGAAGTTCACTTCGGCGACACCAAAGAAGGTTCGTTCGGAATCCGCACCGCGGGGACGATGAAAGTCGACGCCAAGACGGGCGGAACAATCCTCAACAGCAACGGCGAAAAGAACATCGACGCCTGGGGCACTAAAGCCAAATGGTGCGACTACTTCGGACCAGTTCAAGGCAAGACGCGCGGCATCGCGATCCTGAACCATCCGTCGAGCTTCCAATATCCCTGCCGCTGGCACGTGCGAAACTACGGCCTGTTCGCTGCCAACCCCTTCGGTCACTATCACTTTGTCGGCGACAAAGAGAAGACCGACGGCTTCCGCTTGGCACCGGGCGAAACGATCCAACTGCGATATCGCGTGATCTTGCACGACGGAACGACCGAAGAAGCTGAGATCGCGAAGCAGTTCGAAGCGTTTTCGGCTACCGAGATCGCGGGCCCTTAA
- the rsfS gene encoding ribosome silencing factor, with amino-acid sequence MSEQAQNEDSQTHPPVSGKQRSLELATAAARVAIENRGSDVMVIDVSDQTVLFDYFVLATGTSRRQLHAISEEIDDVLEKSLNDKRMGIEGYQESRWIVLDYGTIVVHLFDQETRGYYDLESLWADGKPVDLKTLGLQED; translated from the coding sequence GTGAGCGAACAAGCACAAAACGAAGATTCACAGACGCATCCACCCGTTTCGGGCAAGCAGCGGAGCCTGGAACTGGCGACCGCAGCAGCTCGCGTAGCGATCGAAAATCGTGGTAGCGACGTGATGGTGATCGATGTTTCCGACCAAACGGTCCTCTTCGACTATTTTGTCCTGGCGACCGGAACCAGCCGGCGGCAGCTGCACGCGATCAGCGAAGAGATCGACGATGTGCTGGAAAAATCGCTCAACGACAAACGGATGGGGATCGAAGGCTACCAAGAGAGCCGCTGGATCGTGCTCGATTACGGCACGATCGTCGTCCATCTATTCGATCAAGAGACCCGCGGCTATTACGATCTCGAATCGCTGTGGGCCGACGGGAAACCTGTCGATCTGAAGACGCTGGGACTGCAAGAGGACTGA
- a CDS encoding AAA domain-containing protein, which translates to MESVAERLRMDERRQRANGKQAESYGETLLDLVVSDHDTGLGGRYLLSFVKRNRNLPLPWNRFKVGSPVIVAAQDDHSIDSMPGVVSRRNNESIQVALDQWPDGDVYRIDMSPDEVTRVRQHQALATVRTSRGRLAQLRDVLLGEREPAFGKLPEILISSRLNQSQQEAIRFALSARDVAIIHGPPGTGKTTTVVEMIRYAVGRGDTVLACAPSNTAVDNLVTRLVQAGSKVVRLGHPARVNQDLQLHTLDGQAANDPAMRVVSEMMRESEELFRQLGRYTRAKPDKGHKQSLRREACRLRDDARLMERQVIQNVIDRADIVCATTTFDGQILGDRTFDLAVVDEACQSTEPGNWPVVTRADRIVLAGDHCQLPPTVLSVEAADEGFAISMMQRLVEHYGDAITRQLNVQYRMHNHVMDFASQQFYDGSLVADPSVASHRLSDLESIDLLPETDQPVTYYDSAGAGWDEELEPDGLSKRNPQEAILVLRKAHELREAGVAAEDIGIIAPYAAQVRLLRQRCQHPRIEIDTVDGFQGREKEAILISLVRSNAIGEIGFLADKRRMNVALTRARRKLIVVGDSATLGANPFYTEFLEYVEAIGGYHSVWEEM; encoded by the coding sequence ATGGAATCGGTCGCCGAGCGGCTGCGGATGGACGAACGCCGCCAACGGGCCAACGGCAAGCAAGCCGAATCGTACGGCGAAACGCTGTTGGATCTGGTCGTCAGCGACCATGACACCGGGCTCGGCGGACGTTATCTGCTGAGCTTTGTCAAGCGAAATCGCAATCTTCCACTCCCCTGGAACCGCTTCAAAGTCGGTTCGCCGGTGATCGTCGCCGCCCAAGACGATCACTCGATCGACAGCATGCCGGGCGTTGTCAGCCGCCGCAACAACGAATCGATCCAAGTCGCCCTGGACCAATGGCCCGACGGCGACGTCTATCGCATCGATATGTCTCCCGACGAAGTCACGCGGGTCCGCCAGCATCAAGCGCTAGCGACGGTCCGGACCAGCCGCGGCCGCTTGGCTCAGCTGCGCGACGTGCTGTTGGGCGAGCGGGAGCCGGCGTTTGGCAAGCTGCCCGAGATCTTGATCTCCAGCCGACTGAACCAGTCGCAACAGGAAGCGATCCGGTTCGCCTTGAGCGCTCGCGACGTGGCGATCATCCACGGCCCGCCGGGAACTGGCAAGACGACAACGGTGGTCGAGATGATTCGTTACGCCGTCGGTCGCGGCGACACCGTGTTGGCTTGTGCCCCCAGCAACACTGCGGTCGACAATCTGGTGACGCGACTGGTCCAAGCCGGTTCCAAGGTGGTCCGACTGGGACATCCGGCTCGCGTCAATCAAGACCTGCAACTGCATACGCTCGACGGCCAAGCGGCCAACGATCCGGCGATGCGAGTCGTCAGCGAGATGATGCGTGAATCGGAAGAGCTGTTCCGACAACTGGGCCGCTACACGCGAGCCAAGCCGGACAAGGGACACAAACAATCGCTGCGACGCGAGGCCTGCCGATTGCGCGACGACGCTCGGTTGATGGAACGGCAAGTGATCCAGAACGTGATCGATCGCGCCGACATTGTCTGTGCGACGACGACGTTTGATGGCCAGATCTTGGGGGACCGGACGTTTGATCTCGCCGTGGTCGACGAAGCGTGTCAGAGCACCGAACCGGGCAACTGGCCCGTTGTCACCCGCGCCGATCGGATCGTTCTGGCCGGGGACCACTGCCAGTTGCCGCCGACGGTGCTGTCGGTCGAAGCCGCCGATGAAGGGTTTGCGATCAGCATGATGCAGCGACTGGTCGAACATTACGGCGACGCGATCACGCGGCAGTTAAACGTTCAGTACCGGATGCACAATCACGTCATGGACTTTGCCTCGCAGCAGTTTTATGACGGATCGTTGGTCGCCGACCCGAGCGTCGCTTCACACCGATTGAGCGATCTCGAATCGATCGACCTGCTGCCCGAGACCGATCAACCGGTCACCTACTACGATTCTGCCGGCGCCGGTTGGGACGAGGAACTCGAACCCGATGGACTGAGCAAACGGAATCCGCAAGAGGCGATTCTGGTTCTGCGAAAGGCGCACGAACTGCGCGAAGCGGGCGTCGCGGCGGAGGACATCGGGATCATCGCACCCTATGCCGCTCAGGTCCGTCTGCTGCGTCAGCGGTGCCAGCATCCGCGGATCGAAATCGACACGGTCGATGGATTTCAGGGCCGCGAAAAAGAAGCGATCCTGATCTCATTGGTCCGATCCAACGCGATCGGCGAGATCGGTTTCCTGGCTGATAAACGGCGGATGAACGTCGCCCTGACCCGAGCCCGCCGCAAATTGATCGTCGTCGGCGACAGCGCCACGCTGGGAGCGAACCCGTTTTATACCGAGTTTCTTGAATACGTCGAAGCGATTGGCGGCTACCACAGCGTCTGGGAAGAGATGTAG
- a CDS encoding YifB family Mg chelatase-like AAA ATPase, with the protein MLAKLKTFTLLGIDALPVDVEVDLSAAALPKTILVGLPETAVKESTHRVERAIVNSGFTRPQDRVVINLAPGDLPKQAPSFDLPISIGVLIGSGQFQSDRLDDYAIVGELALEGYTRPVKGALSMAIAAAAEGMKGIIVPAESAAEAAVVEDIEVIPVDSLIAAVGFLSGSLDIEPAPSRLEQLFDEFSTYEIDFCDVRGQEVAKRALTLAATGKHNLLMIGPPGSGKTMLAKRLPTILPRLTAAESIETTRIYSVLGQLRAGQPLMATRPFRSPHHTISEPGLVGGGSPPAPGEISKSHNGVLFLDELPEFNRKTLEVMRQPLEDGIVTISRALRTSTFPCNFMLIAAANPCPCGYRGDTRRQCNCTPPQIERYMGRISGPLLDRIDIHIEVPAVPFDELSGRAAGTSSAAMREEVLAGRTAQAERFRDRTTRCNADMTSREVREFCELDKASRNLLRDSVEEMGLSARAHDKILRVARTIADLDGAETIQQVHLQEAVNYRLLDRDIWS; encoded by the coding sequence ATGCTTGCCAAACTAAAAACGTTTACGCTGCTGGGGATCGATGCTTTGCCGGTCGACGTCGAAGTCGACCTGTCTGCCGCGGCACTCCCCAAAACGATTCTGGTTGGCCTGCCCGAGACCGCTGTCAAAGAGAGCACTCATCGGGTGGAACGGGCGATCGTCAACAGCGGCTTCACTCGCCCGCAAGATCGTGTTGTTATCAACCTCGCTCCCGGCGATCTTCCCAAACAAGCCCCTTCGTTTGACTTGCCGATCTCGATCGGCGTGCTGATCGGCAGCGGCCAGTTCCAATCCGATCGGCTGGACGATTACGCGATCGTCGGCGAACTGGCTCTCGAAGGTTACACGCGTCCCGTCAAAGGAGCGCTCTCGATGGCGATCGCTGCCGCGGCGGAAGGGATGAAAGGGATCATCGTCCCCGCCGAAAGTGCGGCCGAAGCGGCGGTGGTCGAAGACATCGAAGTCATCCCGGTCGACAGCCTGATTGCCGCCGTCGGGTTTCTGTCGGGATCGTTGGATATCGAACCGGCTCCCAGTCGGCTGGAACAACTGTTCGATGAGTTCAGCACCTACGAAATCGACTTCTGCGACGTCCGCGGCCAAGAGGTCGCCAAGCGGGCGTTAACGCTAGCTGCCACTGGCAAACATAACTTACTTATGATCGGTCCGCCGGGGAGCGGAAAGACGATGTTAGCCAAGCGGTTGCCGACGATCCTGCCTCGTTTGACAGCCGCCGAGTCGATCGAAACGACTCGCATTTATAGCGTCCTGGGGCAACTGCGAGCCGGCCAACCACTGATGGCCACGCGGCCGTTCCGCAGCCCGCACCATACGATCAGCGAACCGGGGTTGGTAGGTGGTGGAAGTCCTCCGGCGCCGGGGGAGATTTCGAAAAGCCACAACGGGGTGCTGTTTCTCGATGAATTGCCGGAGTTCAACCGCAAGACGTTGGAGGTGATGCGGCAACCTTTGGAAGATGGGATCGTGACGATCTCGCGAGCGTTGCGAACCAGCACGTTCCCGTGCAACTTTATGTTAATCGCGGCTGCAAACCCGTGTCCTTGTGGCTATCGCGGCGACACGCGTCGCCAATGCAATTGCACTCCGCCCCAGATCGAACGATACATGGGGCGCATCTCCGGGCCGCTGTTGGATCGGATCGACATCCACATCGAAGTTCCCGCGGTCCCATTTGATGAACTCTCCGGTCGCGCCGCGGGAACCAGCAGCGCCGCGATGCGCGAGGAGGTGTTGGCGGGGCGGACCGCCCAAGCCGAAAGGTTCCGCGATCGCACGACGCGTTGCAACGCGGACATGACCAGTCGCGAGGTCCGCGAATTCTGTGAACTCGACAAAGCCAGTCGCAATCTTTTGCGCGACAGCGTCGAAGAGATGGGCTTGTCGGCTCGAGCCCACGACAAGATCTTAAGAGTCGCCCGGACGATCGCCGACCTCGACGGCGCCGAAACCATCCAACAAGTTCACCTGCAAGAAGCTGTCAATTACCGGCTGCTGGACCGCGATATCTGGTCGTAA